One region of Carya illinoinensis cultivar Pawnee chromosome 8, C.illinoinensisPawnee_v1, whole genome shotgun sequence genomic DNA includes:
- the LOC122317875 gene encoding protein HEAT STRESS TOLERANT DWD 1, which produces MVRSVKSAKKLKRKKKVSSIGDGSSSSIPSMPAKVWQPGVDKLEEGEELECDPSTYNSLHAFHIGWPCLSFDIVRDTLGLVRTEFPQTMYFVAGTQAEKTSWNSIGIFKMSNITGKRRDLVPSEPAAGNSDMESDSSDSDEDDEDEELGGSGSPSLQLRKVAHEGCVNRIRAMAQNPHICASWADNGYVQVWDFSSHLNALAESETQGAQGALSVFNQAPLVKFKHKDEGYAIDWNPIDPGRLLSGDCTNCIYLWEPTSNEAWNVDTKPFIGHTASVEDLQWSPTEPHVFASCSVDGTIAIWDARLGKSAAASFKAHNADVNVISWNRLASCMLASGSDDGTFSIRDLRLLKEGDSVVAHFEYHKHPITSIEWSPHEASTLAVSSSDNQLTIWDLSLEKDDEEEAEFRAKTKEQVNAPEDLPPQLLFVHQGQKDLKEIHWHSQIPGMIVSTAADGFNILMPSNIQTTLPTNGA; this is translated from the exons ATGGTTCGCAGCGTCAAAAGCGCGAAGAAActcaagagaaagaagaag GTCTCGAGCATAGGAGATGGATCTTCGTCTTCGATACCGTCAATGCCGGCGAAGGTGTGGCAACCAGGTGTGGATAAATTGGAGGAAGGCGAGGAGCTTGAGTGCGACCCCTCGACCTATAATTCCCTTCACGCCTTCCATATTGGCTGGCCCTGTCTTAG CTTCGATATTGTACGTGATACACTGGGGTTGGTCCGAACGGAGTTCCCACAAACAATGTATTTTGTTGCGGGTACTCAG GCAGAGAAAACTTCATGGAACTCTATTGGAATATTTAAAATGTCCAACATCACAGGGAAAAGACGTGACCTAGTGCCTTCTGAACCTGCAGCTGGTAACTCTGATATGGAGAGTGACAGTAGTGATAGTGacgaggatgatgaggatgaggagctTGGTGGATCTGGGAGTCCAAGTTTGCAG TTGCGCAAGGTAGCTCACGAAGGATGTGTAAACCGTATACGTGCTATGGCGCAAAATCCCCATATATGTGCATCTTGGGCAGATAATGGTTATGTGCAG GTATGGGACTTCAGCTCTCATCTGAATGCTTTAGCAGAATCAGAAACACAAGGTGCTCAGGGGGCTTTGTCAGTTTTCAATCAGGCCCCATTAGTTAAGTTTAAGCACAAAGATGAAGGCTATGCTATAGACTGGAACCCTATTGATCCGGGAAGGCTTTTATCTG GGGACTGCACGAATTGTATATATCTGTGGGAGCCTACATCTAATGAGGCATGGAATGTTGATACCAAACCATTTATTGGTCATACTGCGAGTGTCGAAGATCTACAG TGGAGCCCTACAGAACCTCATGTGTTTGCCTCTTGTTCTGTGGATGGGACTATTGCAATATGGGATGCGCGTTTAGGGAAGTCAGCAGCAGCATCTTTCAAGGCTCATAATGCAGATGTGAATGTTATATCGTGGAACAG GTTGGCTAGCTGTATGTTGGCATCTGGAAGTGATGATGGGACATTTTCTATTCGTGATCTCAGATTACTCAAG GAAGGAGATTCTGTAGTGGCACATTTTGAATACCATAAACACCCTATAACATCCATTGAGTGGAGTCCCCATGAAGCCTCTACTTTGGCTGTTTCATCATCAGACAATCAGCTAAC AATATGGGACCTTTCCTTAGAAAAGGATGACGAAGAGGAGGCAGAGTTCAGAGCTAAAACAAAAGAGCAAGTAAATGCCCCTGAAGATCTACCTCCACAACTTCTGTTTGTTCATCAG GGTCAGAAAGACTTGAAAGAAATACATTGGCATTCACAGATTCCAGGAATGATCGTATCCACTGCAGCAGATGGTTTTAACATCCTAATGCCTTCAAACATACAAACTACCCTCCCCACGAATGGTGCTTGA
- the LOC122274578 gene encoding serine/threonine-protein kinase ZRK1-like has protein sequence MAFILQILSNILNKLRMLRKERKRERERAFIENGGRVLEKLVSICNGKPIPIRTFSFAELSKTTNNFDPQLVIREVWPYQWYKGHLEGRTIFIKKAKDVDAKEEVFTDLAISAKLSAHKNVLKLLGCCLETSVVILVYEFAGKGTLRDLIAASNEPLTWESRLKMSRESAHAISYLHTAFSRPIIHTDIGLHNIFIDSHGIPKLTGFSFSLIIPEGETHVMDDDNECRFQMTRKSQCPNYRKTGCITEKTDVYCFGSTLFQILTGKSHPSWRPTFGNCAINTMVDPVILAGELRGARVEQQFQAVQELAFRCMKENPMERPTMVDVTKELRRIEKFIP, from the coding sequence ATGGCATTTATATTGCAGATTCTCTCTAACATTCTTAATAAGCTAAGaatgttgagaaaagaaagaaaaagagaaagagagagagcattTATAGAGAATGGAGGCAGGGTACTAGAGAAGCTGGTTTCCATTTGTAATGGCAAGCCTATTCCCATACGTACCTTCTCCTTTGCAGAGTTGAGCAAAACCACAAATAACTTTGATCCTCAACTTGTTATACGTGAAGTGTGGCCTTATCAATGGTATAAAGGTCATCTTGAAGGCCGAACAATTTTCATTAAGAAAGCAAAAGATGTTGATGCAAAGGAGGAGGTGTTCACTGATTTAGCAATTTCTGCGAAGCTGAGTGCTCACAAGAATGTTCTAAAGCTCCTTGGTTGCTGCCTCGAGACTTCAGTTGTCATTTTAGTGTATGAATTTGCCGGGAAGGGAACCCTGAGGGATCTTATTGCAGCCTCTAATGAGCCCCTGACGTGGGAGAGTAGGCTAAAGATGTCAAGAGAGAGTGCTCATGCAATATCATATCTCCACACTGCATTCTCTAGACCCATCATCCATACCGACATTGGACTACATAATATCTTCATAGACAGCCATGGGATTCCAAAACTGACtggtttttcattttctttaataatcCCTGAGGGTGAAACTCATGTCATGGATGATGATAACGAATGCAGATTTCAGATGACTAGGAAAAGCCAATGCCCCAACTATAGGAAGACGGGGTGCATAACAGAGAAAACTGATGTCTATTGCTTCGGTTCGACTCTCTTCCAAATTTTAACTGGAAAGAGTCATCCTTCTTGGAGGCCAACATTTGGAAATTGTGCTATAAATACAATGGTGGATCCTGTAATCCTGGCGGGGGAATTAAGAGGAGCTAGAGTGGAACAGCAATTCCAAGCTGTGCAGGAGCTTGCTTTCAGGTGCATGAAGGAGAATCCAATGGAAAGACCAACCATGGTTGATGTTACCAAAGAACTCAGACGAATCGAAAAGTTTATCCCGTAA
- the LOC122317878 gene encoding serine/threonine-protein kinase ZRK1-like, with product MQGRVQAMQNRDRENLLRICRRKRESAGERDREKAFIQNGSRVLEKLVATSNGKPIPIHNFSYEELRTATNDFDPHLIIHRNRWYKGYKGYIKDRIAFIKKATCDSAEEVFTDIAITVKVSDHKNVLKLVGCCLETEIVILVYEFAGKGTLRDRFVVSDEPMTRQGRLKMAREIAHATSYLHTAFSRPIIHTNINLDTVFVDQNDIPKLTGFSFSLIIPEGEIHVNDNWKRGMTTLFQCPNYFATGCITEKTDVYCFGWLLLELLTGKRCLDSWQIGPKLNVLSQFRNSPINTIVDPEILAGEGRVGVEQQLQAAMDLAFSCIVEDPIKRPTMVDVTKELRRIERSIP from the coding sequence ATGCAGGGCCGCGTTCAAGCAATGCAGAATAGGGACAGGGAGAACTTGTTAAGAATATGCAGAAGAAAGAGGGAGAGTgcgggagagagagatagagagaaagcATTTATACAGAATGGAAGCAGGGTACTTGAGAAGCTTGTTGCCACTTCTAATGGCAAGCCCATCCCCATCCATAACTTCTCCTATGAAGAGTTGAGAACGGCGACAAATGACTTTGATCCTCACCTCATTATTCATAGAAACAGGTGGTATAAAGGGTATAAAGGTTATATCAAAGACCGAATTGCATTCATTAAGAAGGCGACATGTGACTCTGCAGAAGAGGTGTTCACCGATATAGCAATTACTGTAAAGGTGAGTGATCACAAGAATGTTCTAAAGCTAGTTGGTTGCTGCCTCGAGACTGAAATTGTCATTTTAGTGTATGAATTTGCTGGGAAGGGAACCCTGAGGGATCGATTTGTAGTCTCTGATGAACCCATGACGAGGCAGGGTAGGTTAAAGATGGCAAGGGAGATTGCTCATGCAACTTCATATCTCCATACAGCATTCTCTAGACCCATCATCCATACGAATATCAATCTCGACACTGTCTTTGTAGACCAAAATGATATTCCAAAGCTAACtggtttctctttttctttaataataccTGAGGGTGAAATTCATGTAAATGATAATTGGAAGCGTGGGATGACTACTCTATTCCAATGCCCCAACTATTTTGCTACGGGCTGCATAACTGAGAAAACTGATGTCTATTGCTTCGGTTGGCTTCTGTTGGAGCTTTTGACCGGAAAGCGGTGCCTTGATTCATGGCAAATAGGTCCTAAACTGAACGTACTAAGTCAATTTAGAAATTCTCCTATAAATACGATTGTGGATCCTGAAATCCTGGCAGGTGAAGGAAGAGTCGGTGTGGAACAGCAATTGCAAGCTGCAATGGACCTTGCCTTCAGTTGCATTGTAGAGGATCCAATCAAAAGACCAACCATGGTTGATGTTACCAAAGAACTCAGACGAATTGAGAGGTCTATCCCATGA